The genomic segment AGCCCGAGAAGTCGTATGGCTGAGAGGAGATGTTCTACTATGAGAATTTGTACTTTTTGTTCCCTATCAGTGATACGCAACATCCGACCAAAGATACCATCGATAGCATGGAGTGTGTCTGGAGTATAGGGTATTTTGCCCCCTCCCTCTACGACGAAATGGATTCCTTTATTTTCTGATGGGTGCACAGAAAAAGATGATTGCTTTGCACAAAAACCATTCGTACATGGATCCACTTTGAGACCCGTTATGTCAATGGCTTGCGTGAGTCGAGTTGGTAGTGCATTGAGTCAGATATTGTCCGAAACAGTCTTCATGATAGTTATAATACTATCAATTTTTCTTTGTCAACCAAAACCATCTCCTCATAGCGGAGACCATAGACTACACTATTGGTGATGGATTCCACCTCGCGCTCGTTCCTCGCTTGGCTGGAATGACGGGGACTTTCTTCATTCTGTATTTTGTCCTTTGTATTTTGTATTTTTATTCCATAGATTCCTGGTTCAATAGTTATCACCATCCCTGGACGAAGTATCTCACGACTCTTACCGGATACTCGTGGTGATTCATGGATCTCAATGCCGACTCAATGCCCGAGTGAATGGGTGAAATACTCAGAATATTTTCCAAGCATTCTGCGTGCCTCTGCATCGAGCTCACACATTTTCATTCCTGGTTTTGCCCAAGCAATAATATGGTTTGTTACTTTTTGCAAAAGTAGGTAGAGTTCGGCTGGAGTTTTAGTTGTTTGCATGGTCTTGTGCGACTAATTCCTGGAATACGAGGCGCTTTATAACTTCTCGTGGGTCGTCATTTATTTTCTCTCATAGAAACCAAATAATTTCATCTTTCGTAGGATCTCGTCATTTTTCTCGTGATTTCTCATCAATGATCACTCTTATAGCTCCTCCGTATAATCAGATAAATCCAATAATTCGACAGTCTTCATGTTCTGGATCGAGTTCGTCGAACACTTCTCGCTGAACCCGTATAGCCCTAATAGCATCCATAGTGGAATACGTATTAAAAAGACACTAAGATGATAGACGGACGCTTGCTAAATCAAGTGTAGTATACGATTTTTTATTGAAATGTCATTTTTTTGTGTTGCTGTATATTTTTCAATCTCCATTATCTATTCGTTTCTATGGCTTCTACTCTATCTCTAGCTCTGCCTGAATTTATAAGAAAAAGCACCGTGTCATATCCGAGCAATATCCCTGATAGATAACACCCATATCGATCAGAATAATATCGTCTGGTTCCAGTTTCCGCTGGGTGGGGCTATGATGCGGAACGGCAGTATTTTCTCAAAATGCGACAATCGGAGGAAAGCTCGGACCACTGGCACCGAGCTTGAGCTGAAGAATCTGTATCCGTCGTGCTACCTCTTCTTCAGTAACACCAATCCTCAAGAAGGGCTGAATCGCCTCGTACACAGCCCGATTGATTCTCTGGCTTTCCCGAAGTTTTTCTATCTCCTCTGGTGTTTTAATTATTCTCTGTTTTGCAACAGGGCTTGACTTCATTACAAGTGCTGGACCATACCCCTCTATCTTTTCTCGGAGTGTCTGCGTGAGAAAGTCAGGATCAGTAGAGAGTTTTTTGTATTTCCCAAGTGTCTGCCTCCATCCCTCTCTCGTATCAATAATCTCAAATCGAGCACTATCAAAGAGCCCACTTGTCCGTGGGTCACACAAGATAATTCCCCCGTCCGTCATTCCAGCCAAGGACGAATGCAATGAGTCCGCGAGGTGGAATCCATCCCCGTTACAAGAAATATCCTGTTCACATCTAGATTCCACCTCGCGCTTCGCTTGGCTGGAATGACGAAAACCGATTCTTTTATTTTGTACTTTGTATTTTGTACTTTGTATTAAGATAAGGACCTCCCCAGCTTCATGCACCGTGACTCATGTCACATGGGTAATATCAGCTGGTGAAAGGAGGAGGTACATGTTGTCAGGTTAGTATGCTACTGAGTTTACTCAGTTTATTGAGTTATTCAAACCAATATTTTCACTTGAATTAAATAAGTGCTCTCGTTCAATTTTTGCTTTCCCTTCGAGGTCTGAGCTCCTCAGGGTCGAAGACTATTTTTTGTTTTACCTAAATTGTAAACTAAAAATAAGAAAGTCACTAAAAAAAGTTGCATTTCTAGAAAAAATACACTATACTACCTGCATGAATGAGCTAAAAGGTCGCCAAAATGACCAGTAACTCATCTCTTTATCTCTTATTTTTCTTATGAAAAAACAATCAGGTTTCACACTTATCGAATTGATGGTCGTGATGGCTATCATCGCTATCCTCGCCACTGCTGGTCTCTCAGCGTATACTGGATACATCAAGAAGTCACGAGATACAGTACGTATTGCTGATCTAAACGCTATCAACACTATCGTACTCTGAGCAATGGCGTCAACGTGATTACCACCAGCAGCAACAGATTCTGCTACAACAGGTGAGATAGAAGATGTTATTTGGGAGGCAAATAGTGGTCAAGCCATAAAAGATCCTCTTGGGACAGGCAACTGCTATGACACAACTGCACACTCAGACGCTGGCACGAGTACATGTGTTTATAACTATTACACTTGTAGTAGTGGAACTGGATACGCAATCACAGCCCTATTTGAATCTACTGCCAATACTGCCTCATATGCCGACAACTCATCTGGTACAGAGGTTGGAACATGAGCTGAGTATGATATTGGTAGTTGCCCTTTAGACGCTAGTACAGCTCCTTCAGCAGCTTTGCCATTGAATGCAGCTCATACATAAATTAAACTTATTTTATTTTTACTTTTTCTTCTCCCTTTCCTATGAAAAAACAATCAGGTTTCACACTTATCGAATTGATGGTCGTGATGGCTATCATCGCTATCCTCGCCACTGCTGGTCTCTCAGCATATACTGGATACATCAAGAAGTCACGAGATACAGTACGTATTGCTGATCTAAACGCTATCAACACTATCGTACTCTGAGCAATGGCGTCAACAGGTCTTGCCCCAGCAGATGTTGCCGAGCTAAAAACTGCGATTTCCGATGCGAATAATGGTCAACAGATAGAAGATCCCCTTACCTCGGGCACTACAGCCAAGTCTACGTGTCTTGGAGTTGGTATCAGTAACCAACCCTGCAACTATATGTATAAAACGTGTAACAATGCTACTGGGTTCAATATTGCGGCTCGTTTTGAATCATCTGCTAACTCATCACTCTACACTGCCGATGGTACAGGAGATGCTGTTGCTACCACTGTTCAGACAAGTCTTGTGTTACCCGCTACAATTGTAGGTGGTGCTTCTCTGTATGAAGTTGGTAATTGTACTACAACTCCTACTTACGCCATCGCAACTCCAGCGTCTAATGATATATTAGACGACGATTAAAAAAGATTTTCCCTAACTTTCTCACCCACCCCACCCTCTCGGTGGGGTTTTTTGTGCCACGCAGATTGAGACCGGTCTTTGGTTGCCAGAGCTAAGACCGGTCTCAACAGATGGTGCTTGTATTTCCTTTTCTTTGTCTATCATATCCTCTATGAGCAATCATCGACATGAGTTTTATACAGGGTTTCCATATCATGTGTTTAATCGTGGTTTTGAGAAACAACGCATCTTTTTTTCTCATGCTGACTTTGCTCGTTTTATCGCACGGCTTCAGTTTTTACTCGATGAACATCCCCATATTCATCTCCATGCTTTTTGTTTATTACCGAATCATTTTCATCTGATTCTCAGCGAGACCGGTCTTTAGGAGCTTCAAGACCGGTCTCAGATCCAGGGAATATCTGCTTTTATGCACAAACTGGAACTCGCCTACACCATGTATGCCAAGACCAAATACAGAGAAGATTTCCCTCGTTGACCATTTTTGGAGGGACGATTTCATGCGAAGATTCTAGAAGATGAGCGAGAGACGTGGCTCGCTGTATGTCCTATGTTTGTTACAACGCCATCAAGCACGAACTCGTGACGGATATCCATGATTGGCCATGGACTTCGTACCACGAACTCGTGGAGGGCATTATTGAGCCCCATCTACCAAGAGTAGTATTGTTGGAAGATGTGACTATCGGAGAGTATGTGGATATCGATGAGGAATAGTCTAGAATAAGGTTTGGACCTGCCACGTCGGGTCTGGTCTCATGAAAAAATATTTACATTCTCCAAAATAAAATATACTGATTCTTAGTAATAATTTTTATTTTTCACTATGAAAAGACATCTTGGTTTCTCACTGATAGAACTGATGATCGTTATCACTATCATCGCCATCCTCTCTGTGATGGGTCTGGCGGCATATTCGTGATATATCAAAAAAGCTCGCGATACCAATCGTATCGCTGATATCGCAACAATCGACAAGGCGATTCTCTGAATCACATCACAGACAGGACAGAGCCCTACAAGTATAGCGGACGTTATCACAGCGATAAAGGGGGTGAATAATAGTGTCAACCTAGTTGATTCTCTTAGTGGCCAAGCAAAATGTCAGCCTGCGACTGTGGGGGGTGCAAAAATAAATTGTGGATACTACTATACCCAATGTGATAGTGGTGCTGGATTTGCGGTGGGTGTCAGATTTGAAACAGAAACGAATCAAGCAAAATATGCTGCTGATGGTATCGGTGATGTACCGGCGAGTGCATCTGTGACGACAGCGAGTGAAGATGATGATTTTTATTCCCTCGGAAACTGTTCAGCGTATTGTGGAGCTACGGGCTGTACCTCTCCAGTAAATACGTATACTCTGATTACTACACCGTAAGTACAAAGATTTATGTATCTATTTAACCCACTTTATAAAAAGTGGGTTTTTGGAAACCTCCTTTTTGAAGGAGGTGCCGACGGAGGAGGCGGAGGATTTATTGAGAAAACAAATCACCCTGTCTTCATCCTCTTTGTTCTTTTCCCCCTTCAAGAAGGGGGTTTCTGTAACTTCTCTTATTTTGTACTTTTTCTTTTATGTTCCCTATTTTATAAAGCTTCCTACATTTTGTATTTTGTTTTTTGTCTTTTGTATTCTCTCTATATAATAAGCCCCATATGGATTTTCCTAAAATATACGCCCCTTCTTCCTCTGAAGATATTCTCGCAAAAATGTGGGAAAAAACAGGATGTTACAAACCACACAAATCTCGCACTGGTGAGACATTTTATATGCCTCTCCCTCCACCAAATGTCACGTGAGTTCTCCATACAGGGCATGCTCTGATGCTCGCTATCGAGGATGTGATGGTGCGGTATCATCGTATGAAGGGTGATGAAACACTCTGGGTGCCTGGAACCGATCATGCTGGCATCGCCACACAAAATGTCGTGGCAAAAAATCTCCAAAAAGAAGGGATTCACCGAGAGGATCTCGGACGTGAGAAATTTCTCGAAAAAGTCTGGGAATGGAAAGATACATCACACGGCACTATCACGAATCAGATGCGGATGATGGGAGCGAGCGTCAGCTGGGATCACGAACGTTTTACGCTCGATAAAGCCAATAATGATCTTGTGACAAAGACGTTTATAAAGCTCTATAATGAGGGCATCATCTACCGTGGAGAGTATATGGTGAATTATTGTCCGAAAGATAAAACTGTTATCTCAAAATCAGAAATAGAATACCGTGATGAGCCCGGATTTCTCTATGAAATAGCCTATTTTGTCCATGGTCTCGACCGTGAACTCATCGTCGCAACGACGCGTCCAGAGACACTCCTCGCAGATCAGGCAGTGGCCGTCAATCCTCGAGACAAGCGCTACAAAAAATTGATAGGTCACGAGGTGATTCTCCCCTTCGTGAACAAGAGAATACCTATTATTGCTGACGAGATGGTAGATATGGATTTTGGGACATGAGTGGTCAAGATTACACCCGCTCATGATCCTGCGGATTTTGAGACGGCCAAACGCCACGGACTTCCCATAGATTACCGTGTCCTCAATAATGAAGGCGTTATGATGGAACACACAGGTATTTTCGCTGGGAAAAAAGACATAGAAGCTCGTGAAATGATCGTCAATATGCTCCGAGGAAAGGGTAATCTCATAAAAGTCTCACCTCACATCTCTCCCGTTGGATATTCCCAGCGTGGCGGTGTCCGTGTCCAGACGATTGTTTCGATTCAATGGTTTGTGGATAGCAAAAAACTCGCCGAGAAAGTGATGGCAGGATATGAAAAAGGAGAATTTGAAATTATTCCGAGTCGCTATGGTGCCATCTTCGAAGGAATTATGGGAAACCTCCATGAGTGGTGTATCAGTCGTCAGCTCTGGTGGGGTCATCAGATACCCGCTTATTTTCATGCAGAAACTAAGGAACTCCTCGGGGTCACCGAAGACCCAAAAGGTCTCGAAAAACAGTATGGGAAAGAGATGATCGTCCGGGATCCCGATGTGCTCGATACCTGGTTTAGCGCAGCGCTCTGGCCTTTTTCTATTCTCGATTGGGATTTTGAGAAGCCGAGTAAGCTGTTTGAAAAATACTATCCTGCGCAAGTCCTCGAAACAGGTCATGATATTCTCCTCTTTTGGGTCGTGAGAATGCTTCTTTTTGGCTATGATCTCACTGGTCAGACACCTTTTAAAACTATCTATCTCCATGGTCTCCTCACGGATGATCAGGGTCGAAAATTCAGTAAATCACTTGGAAATGGCATCGACCCTATTGAGCTGATTCGTGAATTCTCTGCTGATGCCCTACGCCTCGCCATCGTCATCGGGAATACTCCAGGCAATAATATGAGATTTAGTCGTGATGTGGTCAAAAATAATCAGATATTCCTCAATAAACTCTGGAATGTCGCACGATTTGTCTGGATGAACTGCGATGAAATAAATACAAAAGACAAAATACAAAGTGCAAAATGAATAGATGTTACAAAACTCGAAAAAACACTGGCGAAAAACTGGGATACGCTCCTCGACTATGAACGATGGATTCTCTCTCGACTGAAACATACGAGAGATGATGTGACAGAGTGAATGGAGGACTATAATTTCTCGATGATGGGCGAAAAGCTCATCTCTTTTACTCGTGATGAATTCGCTGACTATGCTATCGAATGTTTCAAACTCGTAAAAGATGAGAGTAAATACGGCAAAGAAGTGATGATGTATACACTCCTCTCACTTTTGAAGCTCTGGCATCCCTACATCCCTTTTATTACAGAAACTCTCACGCAAGCAATCAATGGAAAACTCGATAAAGACGGTGGGTTACCGGATGATTTTGGTCTCAAAAATGCTCTTATGACGTCTGAATGGCCATCGTGTGGTTATCCACTCGACCGAGAGAGCGAGGAAGCGATGAAGGCAGTTTTTGATGTCGTAACTACTATTCGTACCATACGCGGAGAGCGCCGTATCAAGCCAGGCGAACTCGTGGATATCGTCCTCTATGTGAATCCTCGAGATCGTATCGTCCTCGAAAAAAATATCGCCCTGATTAGTGGTCTCGGAAAGGCGCGAGAGGTTCTCTTTACACTGACGAAAGATACTCTCGAACGTGATAAATATACCTATGGCATCGCGGGGGAAGTCGAGATATTTGTCGATACGAGTATCTGTAATCACGATGATGATATCGAGCGTCTCACAAAACTCATAGAAGAAAAGGAGGACTATGTCCGCCTTCTCGAGGTCAAACTCATGGACCCGAGCTTTGCTGGCAAGGCGCCAGAAAACGTCATCCGTCTGACTCAAGAAAAAAAAGAAGTCACCCTCCGACAAATCGAAAAGGCAAAAGAAGAGCTAGAACAATACAAGAGTTAACTGTGTACTAAAAATATACAACTTCATTCACTCTTTAGCTTTCGATCTTTTTATCCACCACCTTTGAAAGTCCTATCATATCAAAGATATATTGTGTTTTTGGATGAACACGATCAAAGGAAATAGTCTTACCGAGTCGGTGAGTGCGAGCGATAAAATCTGTGAGATAACCGAGCGTTTTAGAGTTGGCGTAAGCAAGATCAGAAAAGTCACAAGAGATATGCTGATATTCTGGTTGTTCTTTGATTTCTTCTTCGAGAGTATCAAAAGCGAGGTCTGCATTTGTTTCGTCGAGTTCGCCTGATATGATGAGATGCAGTGTATCTCTATATTGCTTTTTAAGTTGAATTGAGTAAGGTGTATGTATAGTACCTGATACCATAAAAAAGATTATTAGAATGAAATACACTCATACTATACAATATAAATCACACTATGTCAAATAATAATTTCACCAGCTTCTGGCAATCCCCCCTTTGGTCTGATATCCTCTCTGGTACCCAACAAGCAGAAAGCATCTGGTACACATTTCAAAATCAAAAAATCCTGATAGAGCGTAGAAAGATAACTGGAAACTACACTGGGCTCTACGTCCTATGAGCAGAGGAAAGTTTCATCACTTCAGAGTGTCTCAATGATATTTTTCAAACTGTTGTCCAAAAAAATGATCTTTTTCTACAGATAGAACCGGTAACCTACTGACTGCCAATACAAAATACAAAATACAAAGTCATCGACCCTGAGTATTCTGTTTGAAAAGTAAGCTCAGACCGAAGGGTACAAAACGAAGGATCTCTCAATGCCCACGCCCCCTTTCGTCGTTTTATCGAACCAGTGACAGCTATCATTCCCCTTTCAAACACTACGGAAGAGAAAGTATTTCAAAACTTCAAAGAAAAGGGGCGATACAATATACGAGTTGCAGAGAGACGAGGTGTCACGACTCAGTGGGTACAATGAGATGACATGTGTCCATTTCTTTCTCCTGATTGAAATAAGAAAAAACAAACGTATGTGGAAATATTTTTTGCTCTGCTCGAAGAAACGACCAAACGAGATAAATTCTCACATAATGCTCTCTCTTATTACCAAACCTTTCTTCGTGTTTTAGAAGCAAACAATGCTGGAGGACTTCTCGTGGCAGTAAAAAACAATATTCTTCATGCTGCTGGCATATTTGTCTATTACGGTGAACACGCTATCTATTATTACGGAGCTTCTTCCAGTAAATCAGAAGTACGACGAGACAATGCAACCTACCTCCTCCAATGGTGTGCCATACAGGAAGCGCTACGTCGAGGATGCACGGACTATGATTTTCTAGGAATATCTTCCGATGAATGAGATAAACTCGCTGGTGTAACAACATTTAAGATGTGATTTTGTCCAGAAAAAATTATCCTCCCGCCAGAAAAGGTGATTATCTTCCGACCAAGACTTTTGAAAATGCTTCAATCAGCAAATAATTTACGTAAAATCCTCCGTCGTGGGTAAGGGATTATTGTACAATCAGTAATGTACCATCTCTCCCAATGATAGTAACTTTTTGTCCTTCAGAGAGTTCTTCATCAGATTGTACGAGTCGATCAACGCCTCCAAGAGTAATCT from the Candidatus Gracilibacteria bacterium genome contains:
- a CDS encoding M24 family metallopeptidase, coding for MQTTKTPAELYLLLQKVTNHIIAWAKPGMKMCELDAEARRMLGKYSEYFTHSLGHGVGIEIHESPRVSGKSREILRPGMVITIEPGIYGIKIQNTKDKIQNEESPRHSSQARNEREVESITNSVVYGLRYEEMVLVDKEKLIVL
- a CDS encoding M24 family metallopeptidase, yielding MYLLLSPADITHVTGVTVHEAGEVLILIQSTKYKVQNKRIGFRHSSQAKREVESRCEQDISCNGDGFHLADSLHSSLAGMTDGGIILCDPRTSGLFDSARFEIIDTREGWRQTLGKYKKLSTDPDFLTQTLREKIEGYGPALVMKSSPVAKQRIIKTPEEIEKLRESQRINRAVYEAIQPFLRIGVTEEEVARRIQILQLKLGASGPSFPPIVAFGENTAVPHHSPTQRKLEPDDIILIDMGVIYQGYCSDMTRCFFL
- a CDS encoding prepilin-type N-terminal cleavage/methylation domain-containing protein, with the protein product MKKQSGFTLIELMVVMAIIAILATAGLSAYTGYIKKSRDTVRIADLNAINTIVLGAMASTGLPPAATDSATTGEIEDVIWEANSGQAIKDPLGTGNCYDTTAHSDAGTSTCVYNYYTCSSGTGYAITALFESTANTASYADNSSGTEVGTGAEYDIGSCPLDASTAPSAALPLNAAHT
- a CDS encoding prepilin-type N-terminal cleavage/methylation domain-containing protein — encoded protein: MKRHLGFSLIELMIVITIIAILSVMGLAAYSGYIKKARDTNRIADIATIDKAILGITSQTGQSPTSIADVITAIKGVNNSVNLVDSLSGQAKCQPATVGGAKINCGYYYTQCDSGAGFAVGVRFETETNQAKYAADGIGDVPASASVTTASEDDDFYSLGNCSAYCGATGCTSPVNTYTLITTP
- a CDS encoding valine--tRNA ligase, producing MDFPKIYAPSSSEDILAKMWEKTGCYKPHKSRTGETFYMPLPPPNVTGVLHTGHALMLAIEDVMVRYHRMKGDETLWVPGTDHAGIATQNVVAKNLQKEGIHREDLGREKFLEKVWEWKDTSHGTITNQMRMMGASVSWDHERFTLDKANNDLVTKTFIKLYNEGIIYRGEYMVNYCPKDKTVISKSEIEYRDEPGFLYEIAYFVHGLDRELIVATTRPETLLADQAVAVNPRDKRYKKLIGHEVILPFVNKRIPIIADEMVDMDFGTGVVKITPAHDPADFETAKRHGLPIDYRVLNNEGVMMEHTGIFAGKKDIEAREMIVNMLRGKGNLIKVSPHISPVGYSQRGGVRVQTIVSIQWFVDSKKLAEKVMAGYEKGEFEIIPSRYGAIFEGIMGNLHEWCISRQLWWGHQIPAYFHAETKELLGVTEDPKGLEKQYGKEMIVRDPDVLDTWFSAALWPFSILDWDFEKPSKLFEKYYPAQVLETGHDILLFWVVRMLLFGYDLTGQTPFKTIYLHGLLTDDQGRKFSKSLGNGIDPIELIREFSADALRLAIVIGNTPGNNMRFSRDVVKNNQIFLNKLWNVARFVWMNCDEINTKDKIQSAKGIDVTKLEKTLAKNWDTLLDYERWILSRLKHTRDDVTEGMEDYNFSMMGEKLISFTRDEFADYAIECFKLVKDESKYGKEVMMYTLLSLLKLWHPYIPFITETLTQAINGKLDKDGGLPDDFGLKNALMTSEWPSCGYPLDRESEEAMKAVFDVVTTIRTIRGERRIKPGELVDIVLYVNPRDRIVLEKNIALISGLGKAREVLFTLTKDTLERDKYTYGIAGEVEIFVDTSICNHDDDIERLTKLIEEKEDYVRLLEVKLMDPSFAGKAPENVIRLTQEKKEVTLRQIEKAKEELEQYKS
- a CDS encoding STAS domain-containing protein — protein: MVSGTIHTPYSIQLKKQYRDTLHLIISGELDETNADLAFDTLEEEIKEQPEYQHISCDFSDLAYANSKTLGYLTDFIARTHRLGKTISFDRVHPKTQYIFDMIGLSKVVDKKIES
- a CDS encoding peptidoglycan bridge formation glycyltransferase FemA/FemB family protein, which produces MSNNNFTSFWQSPLWSDILSGTQQAESIWYTFQNQKILIERRKITGNYTGLYVLGAEESFITSECLNDIFQTVVQKNDLFLQIEPVTYGLPIQNTKYKVIDPEYSVGKVSSDRRVQNEGSLNAHAPFRRFIEPVTAIIPLSNTTEEKVFQNFKEKGRYNIRVAERRGVTTQWVQGDDMCPFLSPDGNKKKQTYVEIFFALLEETTKRDKFSHNALSYYQTFLRVLEANNAGGLLVAVKNNILHAAGIFVYYGEHAIYYYGASSSKSEVRRDNATYLLQWCAIQEALRRGCTDYDFLGISSDEGDKLAGVTTFKMGFCPEKIILPPEKVIIFRPRLLKMLQSANNLRKILRRG